In the Salvia splendens isolate huo1 chromosome 16, SspV2, whole genome shotgun sequence genome, attcaattttattttttttttatttttatttccaataaattcaattaataaaaacacacttcattaaataaaataaaattaaatcacaacttaaaatcctaaaaaaaatacataattaaattcttaaaaaaataaataaaaaatacataatttaaaactcaaagaagcagaagaaagagttgatttgagatggatttgctcaaatggatccatggatggattaaatttgggagaagaataaaagagatgatttgagacgaaaattggagaggaaagagagatgatttgagaagaatagataaGAATAGACGTGTATTTGTGTGTAATGATAATGAAATAGAAgcatttatagaataaaaaagaaaaataaaattaaaaaaataaccgTTGAACGatcatattaccgttttttattttttttttatttattaaaattgaattttttttaaaaaaaataatttattaagtcagcgtgacgacgcccactcgcggaccggcgagtgggcgtcacgcctagcgctaGCGAGCGCTAgccgtctcggagggacgagcgtctcggcgagacaaggacgagacgggacgctgcaacgcgtctcttaaccgtctcgtctcggagagacgggACAAGAGACGATTAAGAGATGCGTTGCGGATTCTCTAGCCTGTTGGACTATCCCGATAATTCTCTCTCCTCGAGTGTGCTTTCTGTTAAGTTACTCGCTGGTCCCGATAAGGGAATCGTGTCCCAATCTGCGCCGACTGCGTGTACAAATTCAGTTTCCATTACTACATCACCGCcctatttattactcctactatattTTAATCAGCGCTTGTACTCTTCATTATTACTTTAATACCCTCCTTCCACATACTGTATTTTATCCATCCCCATAAAAGTATTTATTCCCTAGCAGTTTCTGATCAAATTTAAATATACATTTTAAATGAAGAACGTCACGGCGCAGCTCCTAATTTTAAGGGAAGTTTGAAGTGCATTTTAATTCTACATAATGATTTCGTAAACAATGACGATAAAATATCAAAAGATTAGTTCATTTTCGCCAAGGAGTGTCTATTATTGGGCCTTGTAGAATATCAACACGACATTTATAtaccaaaatataaaatcttTCCCCATAATTCCATTAGAtaattttgctattttattctttctagGACCTATTGGTCCGTTCTATTTTTATTAACCTATTCgacaccattccattatttataatggactaaaggctcattttggtccttaacatattgtgattttacgattttggtccaaaatattatcttttgaattattcgctctctcacaaataaaaactggtcacatttggtccgaatttggtggaactgttaaaatttaacagtcaacggattttagttacattttgaccggattaagagttagtattaaaatttaaatttttttcaaaaaaaatgaagaatttattcgaattttttttaaaagaacatcttgtatttcttttaaaaatgtgttGCCCCACCCTAGACCTAATTTTTCAATTCTTTTTCTCGTGCCAAACAATGAAGTAACCAATTTCTTCTCTGACATTTCATCAAACATCTTGAAGAACTCCGTTTCCGGCAAATCCCCGCCGTTCACCATCTTTCTCTGGTTTAAATTGCCGAAAAACAAGAATTTCATCTTTGGATGTATGAAGTTAAGATACTtcgatttcaaaaaaaaatctgaataaAGAGCTCGGGTTATGTTTGACGAAATGACTCACAGACCGACCTCAATTTCGTGAACTCCTTGAAGAAGAAAATCCGGCGCCGCTGCTTCTCTGAATAATCAATTTTCTCAATTCGAAAGATAGGATCGTTGAAGCCGCTGAAAATCTCTCTGCAAACAAACGATTCGAACACTAAGCCTTTGTGATCCTTTTTGTTGAATTTAACACCGTTGTGAATCGCGTTGGAAGCGACGTCGATATTCCAGCTAGCGGATTCCATTTCGCGGATCAACTGTTTGGTAAAATGCCTCAGAGATCTCAACGCGTAAGCACAACAACGAAATCAATAATGCTTAAACTATGGAACGGCACCGTTTCGAGAACTGAGAAATTTACGACAGCGCTAATCGTCTTCTCCAATAACCTATTATTCCGGCTAATCTCTTCCGAACTTTCCCTCAGCGAAGAAATCCGCGACGATTTGAGATCAATTTCCCGCtgcatttttctcattttttttgaaaaaaaaataatctaattttAGCTCTTAATCCAgtcaaaatgtaattaaaatccGCTGACTGTTAAATTTTAACAATTCCGTCAAAttcggaccaaatgtgacccgctTTTATTTGTgatggaccgaataattcaaaagataatgttttggaccaaaatcgtaaaagcacaatatgttaaggactaGAATGAACATTTAGTCTTTATAATGCTCAATTATATCGCTTTATTAACTATTGTCACTGATGGCCCACACCAATTATTCatattaatattcaattaacttCGGCAAATAGTAAAAGCTTGGATTGTACATGCGTAAGTGCGTATGACACGCGCACTGTCATACGCACTAACGCAGAATTTAGAGCTAATATGATAGAGTAATTAAGATAAGTAGACACTAAATATGCTTTTAATCTGCATTGGGACATGTGTCATACACTGTTCACTCGATACaattttttctatatacaatAATTTACAAACtatatataaaaacaaattatacataaatatttgaGTGTGTTAAATTTGACCTTAAGCTAATTACTCGACTCATGGGATCAATGGAGTACCTAATATTTCTTGAGAAATAATGGAGTCTTATCAAAAGTGAGACAAAAAATATGAACCATCTATTGTTACTACAACATTGTTGATCAACCATACCAAAAAAACAGACTAAAAAAAGAGGGATAACATGGAGAGACAAGTGCTTCTTCTACTACAAACTAGACTTAATCTAGTCAATGACTTAGATCTTATTTTTGAACAATGATGTTTGTTGGAGAACAATATGCATTAGGAAATATTGTCTGAATGGAATTGTTTGACGCATGTTGAACGATTGTTAGATGAGTGCATTTATTTCAATATAGGAAACAAATTGTGTAAAACATATTGAGTATAAAGTTTTTGGTTCGAATCCTGATAATGATAGTGTGAGATGTTTCATCCATTGTGATAACTCCTGAATCCTTGGGTGCACCAAATATGAGATCATTTCCTTGAGAAACAAACTTGGATCAAACTGTGATTTACCCATTCACTACTCTATCGAATAAGGTATAGAGATCCCAGAGCAATGGATTCGTCTTTTTAGTGTACAAGATCGTTATTTAGTTTTCATTGTAAACATTGTAGGTGTAAATAGACTTAAATCTAACTAATAAACAACTTTCCACCAATAATCCCTGCTACATCTAGTTTGCTCATGCAAAActggaagaagaaaagaaaaagagaaaggaTTTAGGCAGGGGTATATTTGTCCAACAAATTATGATCGGTGTGGTGCTAGCCATTTTTCACAAGCCAAATATCGCCGCTATTTATCGACGCTATCCTTTTCACATCTCTGCTCAGAAATTCAGCACGCACTCACACACTAACACAAGAAAGATTTAAAAATCTAACTCCAGACACAGATTCTGGACAGCTCTTGGTTTTATCATTGTTATTAGGGTCGCTAAATTAACAGTATGGAAAAAGTTGaaatcatggaaagaatataaAGCCTCTTAAAgcggaaaaaaaagaaaaaaaattacagttCACAGAGAATCTCAATTTACTATCCTCTTTCTTGATGATTGATACACCTATGTATACAGTTGTACATACGTGTCATCTATGATTACAGCTATATGTACGTACTAATTGGGGGAGCTGAGGCTGCTAGTTTTACCCTTCTGCTTGCTTCTCAGGTGGGCGATTTCTCTCTCTTGATGATTAGGACTTAATTGATCCAGATCATTCAGTTTGTTTTTTGGATTTTGATTTGTTATTGTTCCCGAGCTCAACAttttgattttagtttgtgatGAGTTACTTATTTTTGAGATCTGGTGCTAACTGGGTGTGGGATTGAAGGGTTTGACTTTAATTTGTATGGTTATAATTGTGGTGATTGAGTGGCTGTTAAGGAATAGGATGAATGATGGAGATGGAGATAGATAAAcccattttttgttttcttttcaatttttgaATTGGGTTAAAGTTATTATGAGGAGATGAAAATGATGGATGATTATCTGGATCTTTACGTTTGCAATTGGTTGTTTGTTATTcactaaaatattttaaaagctATATCTTCTGATTGATTtcatccctctctctctttctctctcccccccTCCTTGTTTCAGGATTGTGTTACTTTCTTCTAATTGCTAGGATTTGAATCCATTTTAGCCATGTGAAGGTAGTTGGCACAATTGATCAAGGTTTACAGGAGTTGATATGTTTTAGCATAGTGATGGTTTAGTTAGCTAACTAAATTTCAGAAATCTGAAACAGTTCTCGAAATGCTTCTTGATGCTCAATAGTACTTGCTGATGTTTTGTATGGCTGATTTGGGGATGCTATCTGCCCTGGGTGGTCCTATTGATGAActgttttattttatgattttgagcCTCAGTCTTGGATGATCTCAACTTTCTTACCTATTATGTCTTCTTTGATTGGCAAACAAGAAATATAGTTCTTGTAGTTATGTGTTTTAGTGCATGCGCACATAAAATTCAGCCTTCCTGCCATAACTGATGAGTCATAACTTGTTAGCATGAAAGGTTATTGATTGTGGAAAAGATTAGAACTGTAGTATAGAGTGTTAAAGCTTTAGTGATGAGTTTAGAGAAGGCAGGCTGTTGATTAGTTTCTTAAGCTTTGTGATATATAGTAAGATATCTTTTCTGCTTGTTGATGTTTTCTGATAATCCTTGCTGAAGGGATCATAATGGCATCTGAACTTGTAAATGCTgcaacaagtgaaaaactcagCGAAACGGACTGGACAAAAAACATAGAGATTTGTGAACAGGTCGCGCAGGATCAAAGGTAACTCTTACTACGCTATAGCTTATGAGTTATGATGATGTACGGGGTTCTTCTAGATGATGTTCTGTACATTTTCCTTGCTGAACTAAAGGTTTTTTGGCATAAGATTTTATTGATAAGtttctaataactttcaatCTTTTACTCTTTTTTCTAGTTCGTTTTATTTAGTTCCAGAATCAGATTAGTTTAACTCTCGATATATTCATTGCTCTCTTGATAATGTCGTATGTATTTATTTAGTTGTGCTTGGCGTTCTTAATAATGCAGACTAGCTAAAGATGTTGTCAAAGCTATCAAGAAACGTCTGGGGAGCAAACACCCTAATACACAGCTCTTCGCCGTAATGGTGAGTGCTATTTTTTAAGTCCTTCTACTTTATTGGCTATgtaggattttttttattggcaTCAAACATGATTTACTTCCTCTTGCCCTCAACTTAACAGCTGTTGGAGATGTTGATAAACAATATCGGAGAACCTATACATAAGCAAGTTATAGATACAGGAGTTCTCCCCATACTTGTGAAGATAGTTAAGAAAAAGGTGGGTATTTTGCTATACCAGTTTCTCAGTTCTCCGCTGATTATAGGTGTTACATTATTCTCGGCATCCTTTTTGTAGTCGGACCTTCCAGTACGGGAAAAGGCCTTTCTCCTATTAGATGCAGCTCAGACATCTGTTGGTGGTGCTTCCGGGAGATTTCCTCAATATTATTCATCATATTATGAATTGGTGGTAGGTATCCATTGCTGATTTTGTCTTATTACCACGTTGCGAGTTTCAACAATAATGGATAAAGTTAATTTGGTTGATTACTAGTTGAGTTTTGTCCCACTTACTAAGAGGCTCAGCCAAATACTTCTTCACTTGGATAAAAGTTGACTAATGCTATGAAATAGTTACACAATCCAGTTAAGTTGACATCGAAATTGGTTTTAGATGCTGCTTTTTCCCAGACAACGTCCAGTTGTTATGTAATTACATAATCTGTGGGATCTACTTTATGTGAATCCCTCGATATATGTACTTGGGGCTTATTGAGTTTTATAATTACCATTCATCCATTCACAGAGAAAACCTTGGACACTGCCAGAGTTCCATGTCAAGACACTATTTATTTTGGCTAAACTAATTTTTTATAACCAGTGTCAAAATTGGAAATTATTTCCCAGAGTGCAGGAGTGAAATTTCCTCAGAGGCCACATGATAACCCGAACCCCCAAGCTACCCAACATGTGGATAAGCTGTCTACTCCACCTAACAAGCAGCCTGCTGCTCCTCAATCTGCAACAAATGCTCCAGAAGCACAAGCTCACGGTGTTCCAGAATCAAGGTATAACTTTTGCAAATATGTATTGCGTGCCAGCTTAACAAATTGAAGGAAGAAACTTGTTCTCgataattttttccatgctgTAGTTTTCTTCATTTTACTGAATCGCCCACAACTTTGCTTAAGTATTCTTCATAAAGCTGGAACCGCATTGGAGGTACTGAGGGATGTCCTTGATACTATTCATACACAGAACCCTGAGGTATTCTTCTTCTTGCATTCCGAAAGTAGTATATTATTGCAGTTGCTAGAACAGTAAAAAAATGGAATGCATCTTGAGATTGCCTTTAATAATCCACTCATAATCATTAGCTATTGTTTTCCCAGGGAGCAAAGGATGAGTTTACCCTAGATCTTGTGGAACAGTGCTCATTCCAAAAACAGCGAGTGATGCACCTGGCAATTACTTCGCGGTAAGTGATGATATTTTCTGAAAGATTCTCATTGCTACCATGCAATACCCTCTCTGTTGGCAACAATTGTAGATTCGTAACTTCGTAACCTAGCTTGTTACTTCAACTCCCATACCTTCATCATCACTTCTGTTAGCTTTGCTTTTCCAAATTTTGAGAA is a window encoding:
- the LOC121772162 gene encoding TOM1-like protein 5 encodes the protein MASELVNAATSEKLSETDWTKNIEICEQVAQDQRLAKDVVKAIKKRLGSKHPNTQLFAVMLLEMLINNIGEPIHKQVIDTGVLPILVKIVKKKSDLPVREKAFLLLDAAQTSVGGASGRFPQYYSSYYELVSAGVKFPQRPHDNPNPQATQHVDKLSTPPNKQPAAPQSATNAPEAQAHGVPESSILHKAGTALEVLRDVLDTIHTQNPEGAKDEFTLDLVEQCSFQKQRVMHLAITSRDEKVVTRAVELNEELERVLRRHDSLLAGRMMPSTTHTGHEEEEEEEEPEQLFRRIRKGKACVRPEDEDHQIDRPLGLMGLPVPGEMLHRPLIRPLTVERQLEATQRPDIEPKPETIRPLPLAVNPETNLGRPAVAIPPPPAKHVEREKFFQENKTDGSALNGHIRNLSLHSRNASSSHSGSTEFSD